GCTCACGGCGTACATCATGCGGATGACGCGCTCGTCGATGCTCGAAGTGCTGAGCGAGGAGTACATTAACCTCGCCCGTGCCAAGGGAATGACCCAGCGCGTCATCGTGCTGAAACACGCGCTGCAGAACGCCATCATCCCGGTCATCACGGTCGTCGCCTTCCAGTTCAGCTACGCCTTCGGCGGCGTCGTCGTGCTGGAAGAGGTGTTCTTCTGGCCCGGTATCGGCCGGCTGACGCTCACGGCGATTCAGAGCCGGGACATCCCGCTCCTGCAGGGCTGCATCATCGTCGTCGCGCTCATCTACATGCTCTCGAACCTCACCGCCGACTTGCTGTACGGCTACTTCGATCCGCGTATCCGCTACGGGGGTGACGAATGATGTCGACGTCGACGTTCTCCATCTCGGACGCTCGCAAGGAGCGCTTCGAGCGGTTCGTGCGGAAGTTCCGCAACAACACGAAGGCCATGATCGGTCTGGTCATCGTCGTTCTGCTCGTCCTCGTCGCCATCTTCGCGCCGGTGCTCGCACCGTACCCCATCGACAAGACCTCTATCGAGGACCGTTCGGAGGCACCGTCCGTCGACCATCCGTTCGGCACCGACGACCTCGGCCGCGACATTTTCAGCCGCGTCGTCATGGGGAGCCGTATCTCCCTGCGCGTCGGCTTCGGTGCCATCGGCGTTGCACTCGCCGCGGGGACCGTCATCGGGGTGGTCTCCGGCTACTACGGCGGGTTGGTCGACGAGTTACTGATGCGGTTGATGGACGCGATGATGTCGTTCCCGCCCATCTTACTCGCGTTGACGCTGCTCGTCGTCCTCGGTCCCGAGTTGAACAACGTCATCCTCGCGTTGGCATTCGTCTACACGCCGTATATCGCGCGTGTCGGACGGAGTGCGACGCTCTCGGAGACGAACGAGTCGTACGTGGAGTCCGCCATCGCCCGCGGGGAGAGCAGCGGCCGCATCGTCTTCAGCGAGGTGTTGCCCAACACGACGGCACCGCTGCTCGTCCAGGGGTCGCTCAACATCGCCTTCGCGATGCTCGCCGAAGCGAGCCTGTCGTTCCTCGGGCTCGGCGCGCAGCCGCCGACGCCCTCGTGGGGGCTGATGATCAACACCGGCCGCGGCTTCATGCAGACCGCGCCGTGGATGGTCATCTTCCCCGGCCTCGCCATCGCAATCACCGTCATCGGCTTCAACATGCTCGGTGACGGTCTCCGTGACGTCCTCGACCCGAAGGTGGATGCGATAGAATGAGCACGACTACACCCGACACCGAACCCAGTTCGAGTTCACCCCTGCTGGAGGTCCGGAACCTCCGGACCCAGTTCCGCACCGAGAACGGCACCGTCGTCGCCGCCAACGACGTCTCGTTCTCGCTCGACGCGGGCGAGACGATGGGACTGGTCGGCGAGTCCGGCGCGGGCAAGAGCGTCACCGCACGCTCGCTGCTCCAGCTCATCGACAGCCCCGGCGAGATCGCCGGCGGCGAGGTCATCTTCGAGGGCGAGAACCTGCTCGACTACTCCGAGAAGCAGATTCAGCGGGTTCGTGGCAACAAGATCGCCCTCGTCCCACAGGACCCGATGTCCTCGCTCAACCCGGTGCTCACCGTAGGCGAGCAGATTATCGAGACCATCGTCCACCACCAGGGCATGGAGCGCGAGGAGGCCAGAACACAGGCCATCGAGGCGATGACCGAAGTCGGCATCCCGGACGCCGCAGAGCGCGTGGACGACTACCCCCACGAGTTCTCCGGCGGGATGCGTCAGCGCGTCCTCATCGCCATCGGGCTGTCCTGCGAGCCGGACCTCATCATCGCCGACGAGCCAACGACCGCACTCGACGTGACCACGCAGGCGAAGATTCTCGACCTGCTCAACGAGTTACAGGAGGAGAAGGGGATGGGGATTCTGATGATCACCCACAACCTCGGCGTCGTCGCCCAGACCTGCGACACGGTCGGCGTGATGTACGCGGGCAACCTCGTCGAGACCGCGGAGATGCACGAACTGTTCCGCCGGCCACAGCACCCGTACACGCGCGGACTCATCGACTCCATCCCGCAGACGGACACGGCGTACGACGAGCTGCCGACGCTCGCGGGGTCGATGCCCGACTTAGAGGAGTTGCCGACGGGCTGTAACTTCGCGCCGCGCTGTGAGCACGCCATCGAGGAGTGCCGTACCGGCGGCGACCCGGCACTCGAACCCGCTGGCGACGGCTCGTCGCGAGCGGCCTGCATCCGCAGCGACGAACTCGACCTGAGCCAGGGCTACGTCCCCGACGACATCGAGCGCGAGGCCAAAGCGGTCGACCGCAGCGGACAGCCACTGTTCGAGGTGCGGAACCTCGAGAAGTACTTCCCTGCTGGCGACGGCGTCTTCGGGAACCTCTCAATCACGCGGGGCAACGGCGGGTTGCCCAAACTCGAACGGCGAGAGGTGAAGGCCGTCGACGGCATCAGCTTCGACATCTACGAGGGCGAGACGGTCGGTCTCGTCGGCGAGTCGGGCTGCGGCAAGTCGACGGTCGCCCGCACGGCACTGAAGTTGCTCGAGCCGACGGGCGGGGAGGTCTACTTCGACGGCCAGCCGATGCACGAGATGGGCGACAGCGAGGTCCGCAGTCTGCGTCGCGAGATGCAGATGGTTTTCCAGGACCCTCACAGCTCGCTCAACCCACGGAAGACCGTCGGCCAGATCATCGGCCGCGCGATGGAGAAACACAACATCGCGACGGGCGAGGAGAAACGCGAACGGGTGGGCGACCTGCTCGAACGCGTCGGCCTGTCGGCGTCTGCGGCCAAGAAGTATCCCCACGAGTTCTCCGGGGGCCAACAGCAGCGTATCGCCATCGCGCACGCGCTCGCCGTCGAACCGAAGCTCATCGTCTGCGACGAGCCGGTCTCGGCGCTCGACGTGAGCGTGCAGGCACAGATTCTCAACCTGCTCAACGAGATCCAGGACGAGTTCGGCATCTCGTATCTGTTCATCTCCCACAACATCGGCGTCGTGCGGCACATCTGTGACCGCCTCGCCGTGATGTATCTCGGCAAAATCGTCGAGTTCGGGACCATCGACCAGGTGTTCGACACGCCGTTCCACCCCTACACCGAGAGCTTGCTCTCGGCCGTCCCGCACGCCGACCCGACCCGGACGTCCGAACGCATCTTCCTCGAAGGCAGCGTCCCGAGTCCCATCGACCCGCCGTCGGGCTGTGCGTTCCAGACGCGCTGTCCGAAGAAGATCGGCGAGGAGTGTGAGACGGTCGAACCCGACCTCGAAGAGAAGGAGGCCGGCTCGGGCCACTATCTCTCATGTCATCTCTCCGTCGAGGAGATGAGCGACTCCGAGAGCCGCACGCAGTCCGCGCAGTCCGCGGAGCCACAGCACGGCGACTGAACGCTTCAGAGGCACCCCAGTTTCACTCGTCGCCGTCGCTGTTCTCACAGAGATTCGAGGAGGAAGCCCACGAGTTTACTCGTGGGAGGAATCCGACAGTCCCCTTCACCACCCACGAGCGATACAGTCCGACTCCCACACGACAATCGTATACATTATAAAGAAACACTCTAATATGTGAAGTACCGATGGAGGTGATTCGCACCGTCAAAGTCAAACTCGACATACCCGACGAGCGGTGCGACGACCTCCATCAGACCAAAGACCAGTTCCTCCACTGTGCGAACACCACCGCAGAGTGGGCGTGGAGACACCCGAACGACTACTGCGTCACCTCGAAACAGAAAGCCGAGAAAGCCCTCTACG
This sequence is a window from Halogranum gelatinilyticum. Protein-coding genes within it:
- a CDS encoding ABC transporter permease — encoded protein: MSTSTFSISDARKERFERFVRKFRNNTKAMIGLVIVVLLVLVAIFAPVLAPYPIDKTSIEDRSEAPSVDHPFGTDDLGRDIFSRVVMGSRISLRVGFGAIGVALAAGTVIGVVSGYYGGLVDELLMRLMDAMMSFPPILLALTLLVVLGPELNNVILALAFVYTPYIARVGRSATLSETNESYVESAIARGESSGRIVFSEVLPNTTAPLLVQGSLNIAFAMLAEASLSFLGLGAQPPTPSWGLMINTGRGFMQTAPWMVIFPGLAIAITVIGFNMLGDGLRDVLDPKVDAIE
- a CDS encoding dipeptide ABC transporter ATP-binding protein, which produces MSTTTPDTEPSSSSPLLEVRNLRTQFRTENGTVVAANDVSFSLDAGETMGLVGESGAGKSVTARSLLQLIDSPGEIAGGEVIFEGENLLDYSEKQIQRVRGNKIALVPQDPMSSLNPVLTVGEQIIETIVHHQGMEREEARTQAIEAMTEVGIPDAAERVDDYPHEFSGGMRQRVLIAIGLSCEPDLIIADEPTTALDVTTQAKILDLLNELQEEKGMGILMITHNLGVVAQTCDTVGVMYAGNLVETAEMHELFRRPQHPYTRGLIDSIPQTDTAYDELPTLAGSMPDLEELPTGCNFAPRCEHAIEECRTGGDPALEPAGDGSSRAACIRSDELDLSQGYVPDDIEREAKAVDRSGQPLFEVRNLEKYFPAGDGVFGNLSITRGNGGLPKLERREVKAVDGISFDIYEGETVGLVGESGCGKSTVARTALKLLEPTGGEVYFDGQPMHEMGDSEVRSLRREMQMVFQDPHSSLNPRKTVGQIIGRAMEKHNIATGEEKRERVGDLLERVGLSASAAKKYPHEFSGGQQQRIAIAHALAVEPKLIVCDEPVSALDVSVQAQILNLLNEIQDEFGISYLFISHNIGVVRHICDRLAVMYLGKIVEFGTIDQVFDTPFHPYTESLLSAVPHADPTRTSERIFLEGSVPSPIDPPSGCAFQTRCPKKIGEECETVEPDLEEKEAGSGHYLSCHLSVEEMSDSESRTQSAQSAEPQHGD